In Stenotrophomonas sp. ASS1, the following proteins share a genomic window:
- a CDS encoding Dyp-type peroxidase, producing the protein MNSQPAPITALNHTLDNEPQQITAPLTHSAAFLVLKVKDDEASIAKAREVLASTDDLIKNTAIREIERTFTCNVAIGHRVWQPLVGTTPPRELKPFREIKGATHTAVSTPGDLLYHIRARTMDLIVAFERNLLMAFGDAVETVDDVAGFRYFDGRDLLDFVDGTANPEGLSLPEATIVGDEDPAHAGGSYVVVQKYLHNLDAWRAQKTEAQEAIIGRTKHDNIELDDAPADAQKSHKTLCTIEDADGEHEILRDNMPFANPGRGEYGTYFIGYTRRLWVIEKMLERMFIGNPAPLHDRILDFSTATTGVTFFAPSRKVLADLGD; encoded by the coding sequence GTGAACTCCCAGCCCGCACCGATCACCGCCCTCAACCACACGCTCGACAACGAGCCGCAGCAGATCACCGCGCCGCTCACCCATTCGGCGGCGTTCCTGGTGCTGAAAGTGAAGGATGACGAGGCGTCGATCGCCAAGGCGCGCGAGGTGCTGGCCAGCACCGACGACCTGATCAAGAACACCGCCATCCGCGAGATCGAGCGCACCTTCACCTGCAACGTGGCCATTGGCCACCGCGTGTGGCAGCCGTTGGTGGGCACCACGCCGCCGCGTGAACTGAAGCCGTTCCGCGAGATCAAGGGCGCGACTCACACCGCGGTGTCCACGCCGGGTGACCTGCTGTACCACATCCGTGCGCGCACCATGGACCTGATCGTGGCATTCGAGCGCAACCTGCTGATGGCGTTCGGCGATGCGGTGGAAACGGTCGATGATGTGGCCGGCTTCCGTTATTTCGATGGCCGTGACCTGCTCGACTTCGTCGACGGCACCGCCAATCCGGAAGGGCTGTCGCTGCCGGAAGCCACCATCGTGGGCGATGAAGACCCGGCGCATGCCGGTGGCAGCTACGTGGTGGTGCAGAAGTACCTGCACAACCTCGATGCCTGGCGTGCGCAGAAGACCGAGGCACAGGAAGCGATCATCGGCCGCACCAAGCACGACAACATCGAGCTGGACGATGCACCGGCCGATGCGCAGAAATCGCACAAGACGCTGTGCACCATCGAGGATGCCGACGGCGAGCACGAGATCCTGCGTGACAACATGCCCTTCGCCAACCCGGGGCGCGGCGAGTACGGCACCTACTTCATCGGCTACACGCGCCGCCTGTGGGTGATCGAGAAGATGCTCGAGCGCATGTTCATCGGCAATCCTGCGCCGCTGCATGACCGCATCCTCGACTTCTCCACCGCCACCACCGGCGTGACCTTCTTCGCGCCCTCGCGCAAGGTGCTGGCCGACCTCGGCGATTGA
- a CDS encoding phosphotransferase gives MTSSFHRVQGLNNDEVAADWPPISTADLAWLRRRFPQLDADSHPHWHSPRPLSAAAIVNGRGGAVFIKRHHHSVRSAACLEEEHHFIAHLAAAGVPVVQLLAAADGHTAVEHGEWTFELHAVGVGEDLYRDAVSWSLLTDVAQAREAGRMLARLHRAAASYHAPQRSTHLLVARDDLIRADDPIAAIKAELPTRPGLARYLARIPWEAQLQRDVLPWHTGLAERLRDEPRLWAHNDWHVSNLLWRDGQVSTVLDFGLASPTSALFDLATAIERNAVAWLELERGMEAVRIDIALALLDGYREVLPLSAARVQLLADLLPMVHFDFALSEVEYFEGITGSTANADVAWQPFMLGHPAWFHSAPGQALLQALHAAA, from the coding sequence ATGACTTCTTCTTTCCACCGGGTGCAGGGCCTCAACAACGACGAGGTCGCTGCCGACTGGCCGCCGATCAGCACCGCAGACCTCGCGTGGCTGCGCCGGCGCTTTCCGCAGCTGGATGCGGACAGCCATCCGCACTGGCACAGCCCGCGGCCACTCTCGGCCGCTGCCATCGTCAATGGCAGGGGCGGCGCGGTGTTCATCAAGCGCCACCACCACAGTGTGCGCAGTGCGGCCTGCCTGGAAGAAGAACACCACTTCATCGCCCATCTCGCTGCCGCCGGCGTACCGGTGGTGCAGTTGCTTGCGGCAGCCGATGGCCACACCGCAGTCGAGCACGGCGAATGGACCTTCGAGCTGCATGCCGTGGGCGTGGGCGAGGACCTGTACCGCGATGCCGTGTCGTGGTCGTTGCTGACCGATGTCGCGCAGGCCCGCGAAGCCGGCCGCATGCTGGCCCGGTTGCACCGTGCCGCCGCCAGCTATCACGCGCCACAGCGCAGTACCCATCTGCTGGTCGCGCGCGACGATCTGATCCGCGCCGACGATCCCATCGCCGCGATCAAAGCCGAACTGCCCACACGACCGGGGCTGGCCCGCTATCTCGCGCGCATTCCGTGGGAAGCACAGCTGCAGCGCGACGTGCTGCCTTGGCACACGGGCCTGGCCGAGCGCCTGCGCGACGAGCCACGGCTGTGGGCGCACAACGACTGGCATGTCTCCAACCTGCTGTGGCGCGACGGGCAGGTCAGCACCGTGCTGGATTTCGGCCTGGCTTCGCCCACCAGCGCACTGTTTGACCTCGCCACCGCGATCGAGCGCAACGCAGTGGCGTGGCTGGAACTGGAGCGCGGCATGGAGGCGGTGCGCATCGACATCGCACTGGCGTTGCTCGACGGCTACCGCGAGGTGCTGCCGCTGTCGGCGGCACGCGTGCAGCTGCTGGCCGACCTGCTGCCGATGGTCCATTTCGACTTCGCACTGTCCGAAGTGGAGTACTTCGAAGGCATCACTGGCTCCACCGCAAACGCGGATGTGGCGTGGCAGCCGTTCATGCTGGGGCATCCGGCGTGGTTCCACAGCGCGCCGGGACAGGCACTGCTGCAGGCGTTGCACGCGGCAGCCTGA
- the pnuC gene encoding nicotinamide riboside transporter PnuC — protein sequence MLEWTAALCSILGVWLMAKRRLVAWPVGLLSVTLYGLVFAEAKLYSDTLLQVAFGGFLVYGWLNWRQHAADEGSVRIVPLARGKLLRDLAIGLCGGVALGAAMHTFTDAALPWLDAMLTALSLVGQWWQARRHVACWWVWIAVDVVYVGAYLFKSLHVTAALYVFFLGLAVFGLRAWSAAAREPQVATQ from the coding sequence ATGCTCGAGTGGACCGCCGCGCTGTGCAGCATCCTCGGCGTCTGGCTGATGGCCAAGCGCCGGCTGGTGGCGTGGCCGGTCGGCCTGCTGTCGGTGACGCTGTACGGGCTGGTCTTCGCCGAGGCCAAGCTGTACTCGGACACCCTGCTGCAGGTCGCCTTCGGTGGCTTCCTGGTCTACGGCTGGCTCAACTGGCGGCAGCACGCCGCCGACGAGGGCAGCGTCCGCATCGTGCCACTGGCGCGCGGCAAGCTGCTGCGCGACCTGGCCATCGGCCTGTGCGGCGGCGTGGCACTGGGTGCGGCCATGCACACCTTCACCGATGCCGCACTGCCCTGGCTGGACGCGATGCTGACCGCGCTGAGCCTGGTCGGCCAGTGGTGGCAGGCGCGCCGCCACGTGGCCTGCTGGTGGGTGTGGATCGCGGTGGACGTGGTGTACGTGGGTGCCTACCTGTTCAAGTCGCTGCACGTGACCGCAGCGCTGTACGTGTTCTTCCTCGGCCTGGCCGTGTTCGGGCTGCGCGCATGGAGCGCAGCCGCGCGTGAACCGCAGGTGGCAACGCAGTAG
- a CDS encoding response regulator transcription factor — MSLRIIIADDHPVVRIGTRAVIESSGVGRVVGEADSAQALMALLGSQPCDLLVTDYSMPGSPQADGFAMIGMIRRRHPDLPVLMLSVSNNLAILRMVLDSGVLGLVDKSSSMDELPQAIQAVYRGQPYISRSLRERVEAAGSWRMREGDGKPLSPREVEVLRLLGTGMTVKEISLQLHKSVSTISRQKGDAMLKLGLKGDAELFDYLRDGKI; from the coding sequence ATGAGCTTGCGCATCATCATCGCAGACGACCACCCGGTGGTCCGTATCGGTACCCGTGCCGTCATCGAATCGAGCGGGGTGGGCCGCGTGGTCGGCGAAGCCGACAGCGCGCAGGCGCTGATGGCCCTGCTCGGCAGCCAACCCTGTGACCTGCTGGTCACCGACTACTCCATGCCGGGCAGTCCCCAGGCCGACGGCTTCGCCATGATCGGCATGATCCGCCGCCGTCATCCCGACCTGCCGGTGCTGATGCTCAGTGTCTCCAACAACCTGGCGATCCTGCGCATGGTGCTCGACAGCGGCGTGCTCGGCCTGGTCGACAAGAGTTCGTCGATGGACGAACTGCCACAGGCCATCCAGGCGGTCTACCGGGGCCAGCCCTACATCAGCCGCAGCCTGCGCGAGCGGGTCGAGGCCGCTGGCAGCTGGCGCATGCGCGAGGGCGACGGCAAGCCACTGTCGCCACGCGAGGTGGAGGTGCTGCGGCTGCTGGGCACCGGCATGACCGTGAAGGAAATCTCGCTGCAGCTGCACAAGAGCGTCAGCACCATCAGCCGGCAGAAGGGTGACGCCATGCTCAAACTGGGCCTCAAGGGCGACGCCGAACTGTTCGATTACCTGCGCGACGGCAAGATCTGA
- a CDS encoding XVIPCD domain-containing protein translates to MAQHDYSRKEVLDIVEQVARQKGIPVDDFMRFAHIETGGTFNERAHNTSSGAKGLFQFVPGSARQYHLTGHEFDPTRNTEAAAQMYQDNLDSMARRNERTGNPYLSGGNTPTGLDLYLAHQQGSAGYGSVQTAIATGTFGVVRNSHGDEINMRRNVLNQIGSDAKALTGHTLAEMRGMNDGDLARTFSSYYIHKYAAISIPEKNIEPQAVAQGQGQTPAAPAQASAAVAAGAATLAATATAAATPKPGIELQAAYEAGVKYDDVKYAINIPGHALYVPGKTGKNVEQGYIDCSGWVGTLQNRTMDEINQKAGHAVFSKADRIDLGNLGSGGIVRKAFDQSGVLLDRDAILKPDALKEGMIIGLDTAKTRHEHWNGIDHIVMVVRDPNTDKLLISQSTGSKGVHTMPVEDYLKQVKDHPNWKLYASDPLSKARDLLENRTQSHEQTQGKPAAEHKAAATPHAELYKQGAHSEGVRKVQEQLGHLGYVGADGKPLVEDGRFGRNTDAAVRQLQKDNGLVADGIVGAKTLDAIKEARERPLLNDERHPRNPLFIQASKGLELLPAGTFKDRHTLESAAAALTKEAHAAGLQRIDSVVPSPNGERLFAVQGTIGDPAASRVAVETRAASEQSLALSSGAVQGAPNVLHQQQDAQQEQARQAQKAMGV, encoded by the coding sequence ATGGCACAGCATGACTACAGCAGAAAGGAAGTCCTGGACATCGTCGAGCAGGTCGCCAGGCAGAAGGGCATCCCTGTGGATGACTTCATGCGCTTCGCGCACATCGAGACCGGCGGCACCTTCAACGAGCGCGCCCACAACACCTCATCCGGCGCCAAGGGCCTGTTCCAGTTCGTGCCCGGCTCCGCGCGCCAGTACCACCTGACCGGCCACGAGTTCGACCCCACCCGCAACACCGAAGCGGCCGCACAGATGTACCAGGACAACCTGGACTCGATGGCGCGCCGCAACGAGCGCACCGGCAACCCGTACCTGTCCGGGGGCAACACGCCCACCGGCCTGGACCTGTACCTGGCCCACCAGCAGGGCAGCGCCGGCTACGGCTCGGTGCAGACTGCCATTGCCACCGGCACCTTCGGTGTGGTCCGCAACAGCCACGGCGACGAGATCAACATGCGCCGCAACGTGCTGAACCAGATCGGCTCCGACGCGAAGGCGCTGACCGGCCACACCCTGGCCGAGATGCGCGGGATGAACGATGGCGACCTGGCGCGGACGTTCTCCAGCTACTACATCCACAAGTACGCGGCGATCAGCATTCCGGAAAAGAACATCGAACCGCAGGCGGTGGCGCAGGGCCAGGGCCAGACCCCGGCAGCGCCTGCACAGGCCAGCGCAGCCGTGGCGGCGGGTGCAGCCACGCTGGCGGCAACCGCAACGGCGGCTGCCACGCCGAAGCCAGGCATTGAACTGCAGGCCGCCTACGAGGCCGGCGTGAAGTACGACGACGTCAAGTACGCCATCAACATTCCGGGCCACGCACTGTACGTACCGGGCAAGACCGGCAAGAACGTGGAGCAGGGTTACATCGACTGTTCCGGCTGGGTCGGCACGCTGCAGAACCGGACCATGGACGAGATCAACCAGAAGGCCGGGCACGCGGTGTTCAGCAAGGCTGATCGCATCGACCTGGGCAACCTCGGTTCCGGTGGGATCGTGCGCAAGGCGTTCGACCAGTCCGGCGTGCTGTTGGACCGCGACGCGATCCTGAAGCCCGATGCGCTGAAGGAAGGCATGATCATCGGCCTGGATACGGCCAAGACCCGCCATGAGCACTGGAACGGCATCGACCACATCGTGATGGTGGTGCGCGACCCCAACACCGACAAGCTGCTGATCAGCCAGTCCACCGGCAGCAAGGGCGTGCACACCATGCCGGTCGAGGACTACCTCAAGCAGGTGAAGGACCACCCGAACTGGAAGCTGTACGCCTCCGATCCGCTGTCCAAGGCCCGCGACCTGCTGGAAAACCGCACCCAGTCGCACGAGCAGACCCAGGGCAAGCCTGCGGCCGAGCACAAGGCCGCTGCCACGCCGCACGCCGAACTGTACAAGCAGGGCGCGCACAGCGAGGGCGTGCGCAAGGTGCAGGAGCAGCTGGGCCACCTGGGCTACGTCGGCGCCGACGGCAAGCCGCTGGTCGAAGATGGCCGCTTCGGCCGCAACACCGACGCGGCAGTGCGCCAGCTGCAGAAGGACAACGGCCTGGTCGCCGATGGCATCGTCGGTGCGAAGACGCTGGACGCGATCAAGGAAGCCCGCGAGCGCCCGCTGCTGAACGACGAGCGGCACCCGCGCAATCCGTTGTTCATCCAGGCCAGCAAGGGTCTGGAACTGCTGCCGGCCGGGACCTTCAAGGACCGCCACACGCTGGAAAGCGCTGCTGCGGCTTTGACCAAGGAGGCGCATGCCGCCGGCCTGCAGCGCATCGACTCGGTGGTGCCCAGCCCGAACGGTGAGCGCCTGTTCGCCGTGCAGGGCACCATCGGCGACCCCGCCGCCAGCCGCGTGGCGGTGGAGACCCGTGCCGCCAGCGAGCAGAGCCTGGCGCTCAGCAGCGGTGCCGTGCAGGGCGCGCCGAACGTGCTGCATCAGCAGCAGGACGCCCAGCAGGAGCAGGCCCGGCAGGCCCAGAAGGCGATGGGCGTCTAA
- a CDS encoding DUF2268 domain-containing putative Zn-dependent protease (predicted Zn-dependent protease with a strongly conserved HExxH motif), translating to MRALILIASPIALLQAQAAERVGPAGHIVVQTDDVTRFFKVLDANHGRPSADDLQHGYLDAGTDALRSFTDSRIGSMERLARAIQDKSALFAKARTCAAALPSIRTRVAAAVDQLGALLPSARFPPVTVLVGRGNSGGVTTEAGVIIGLEALCNADWMQADASDRFVHLIAHEYVHVQQPGARVDVEQPTLLYQTLLEGGAEYVAERISGQPANAHLQRWAQGRECALERAFLQDSMGTDLSRWLYNGPGDDTRRGDLGYWIGYRIAHAYVARAPDTPNAIAELLDVQPGNAAALLEASGWQPACGAGESTQTHMP from the coding sequence ATGCGGGCACTGATCCTGATCGCCTCGCCGATCGCGCTGCTGCAGGCACAGGCGGCTGAGCGTGTCGGTCCTGCCGGGCACATCGTCGTACAGACAGACGATGTCACGCGCTTCTTCAAGGTGCTGGACGCCAACCATGGGCGCCCAAGCGCCGATGATCTGCAGCACGGCTATCTGGATGCGGGTACGGATGCCCTGCGCAGCTTCACCGACAGCCGTATCGGCTCGATGGAGCGGCTGGCCAGGGCCATCCAGGACAAGTCGGCATTGTTTGCGAAAGCGAGAACCTGCGCGGCCGCATTGCCATCGATCCGCACGCGCGTCGCCGCTGCCGTCGATCAGCTCGGCGCCCTGTTGCCATCTGCGCGCTTTCCTCCGGTCACCGTACTGGTGGGCCGCGGCAACAGTGGTGGCGTTACCACCGAAGCAGGTGTGATCATTGGACTGGAAGCGCTGTGCAATGCGGACTGGATGCAGGCCGATGCAAGCGACCGCTTCGTGCACCTGATCGCCCATGAGTACGTGCACGTGCAACAGCCCGGCGCGCGCGTTGATGTCGAGCAGCCCACCCTGCTCTATCAGACGCTGCTGGAAGGCGGCGCCGAATACGTGGCCGAACGGATCTCCGGGCAACCGGCCAACGCGCATCTGCAGCGTTGGGCGCAGGGTCGCGAGTGTGCGCTGGAGCGCGCGTTCCTGCAGGACAGCATGGGTACCGATCTTTCGAGGTGGCTGTACAACGGCCCCGGCGACGATACGCGCCGCGGAGATCTCGGCTACTGGATCGGCTACCGCATTGCCCACGCCTATGTTGCGCGCGCGCCCGACACGCCCAACGCCATCGCCGAACTGCTGGATGTCCAGCCTGGAAACGCTGCAGCGCTGCTGGAAGCAAGTGGATGGCAGCCTGCGTGCGGAGCAGGCGAAAGCACACAGACGCACATGCCGTGA
- a CDS encoding VOC family protein, which yields MSHAAPRDAERRIDNIEFNVADIARSKRFYGEVFGWCFTDYGPAYTEFDDGRLKGGFVSDTSVRAQGGSLVILYCADLADAQQRVVAAGGEVVQAVFAFPGGRRFHFRDLDGYELAVWSDMD from the coding sequence ATGAGCCACGCCGCACCCCGCGATGCCGAGCGCCGCATCGACAACATCGAATTCAACGTCGCCGACATCGCCCGCAGCAAACGCTTCTACGGCGAGGTATTCGGGTGGTGCTTCACGGACTACGGCCCGGCCTACACCGAGTTCGACGACGGCCGCCTGAAAGGCGGCTTCGTGTCCGACACATCGGTACGTGCGCAGGGCGGCTCACTGGTGATTCTCTACTGCGCGGACCTTGCGGATGCACAGCAGCGCGTGGTCGCCGCCGGTGGCGAGGTGGTGCAGGCGGTGTTCGCCTTCCCCGGTGGCCGTCGCTTCCACTTCCGCGATCTGGATGGCTACGAGCTGGCGGTCTGGAGTGATATGGATTGA
- a CDS encoding TonB-dependent siderophore receptor: protein MNRCLRPTLLSLALCAALPLHASEAEASPDAAATGAERSPTELAAVRVQAGKPKADTSRVNAFGGGSWKDTPASVNVLERDYLDRRQVRSLSELASNDASLGDAYAPVGYYQNVAIRGFALDAATGYRFNGLSIAGEQRLALENVQSVEILKGEAGLAAGVMAPGGIINYIGKRPAEVRTATLGTDSEGSRYVAVDVGHWITPRFGLRLNAAWDSSNSYVEHADGRRNFYSLAADWLIGERGKLEVDANYQTSSQRSVSGYQLLGARELPHGVDREFLLGYQPWQRPVDIASTNITALHTYDFNDAWQSRVSVGHSRSVIDDNVAFAYGCYYATQCADGSVPGNYFAPNGDYDVYDYRSPDDTRRNQQARAELRGRFETGSVGHELTIGADYFRRTVDKRPSVNEYVGTSNIHDAQVPVFAPSPKMPEPSARRLDSRQTAFFALDRMSFGDDWQWLAGGRFVRLDERAYDKRGTPQRHSRLSRFLPQTAVVWKATDQLNAYASYVRGISLGQEAPFWTSNADTFLPSVQSRQLEVGVKYVPVEALTLGAAVFRISQPYQYARPDNSDVGYTFVEEGTQTHTGLELTANGQLTDALQIVASASMLQARARDTGTPAYEGHQLVNVPKVRASVHVAYALPFVQGLDVTGGWRYAGANVARADGGVRAPDYSVFDAGLRFQHRLHERAVTWNLSVDNVFNRFYWRDTGSSGGDYYLFPGAPRQARLSVTFAL from the coding sequence ATGAACCGCTGCCTGCGCCCCACTCTGCTCTCCCTCGCCCTCTGCGCCGCGCTGCCGCTGCACGCCAGCGAGGCCGAGGCGTCCCCCGATGCGGCTGCCACCGGCGCCGAGCGCTCGCCCACCGAACTGGCGGCGGTACGCGTGCAGGCCGGCAAACCGAAGGCCGATACCTCACGCGTGAACGCCTTCGGTGGTGGGTCCTGGAAGGACACCCCGGCCTCGGTGAACGTGCTCGAGCGCGACTATCTCGACCGCCGCCAGGTGCGTTCGCTGTCCGAGCTGGCCAGCAACGATGCCTCGCTGGGTGATGCGTATGCGCCGGTGGGCTACTACCAGAACGTCGCCATCCGCGGCTTTGCGCTGGATGCCGCCACCGGCTACCGCTTCAACGGCCTGTCCATCGCCGGCGAACAGCGCCTGGCGCTGGAGAACGTGCAGTCGGTTGAGATCCTCAAGGGTGAAGCCGGCCTGGCCGCGGGTGTGATGGCGCCCGGCGGGATCATCAACTACATCGGCAAGCGCCCGGCCGAAGTGCGCACCGCCACGCTCGGTACCGACTCGGAAGGCTCGCGCTACGTCGCCGTCGATGTCGGCCACTGGATCACCCCGCGTTTCGGCCTGCGCCTGAATGCCGCATGGGATTCCAGCAATTCCTACGTCGAGCACGCCGATGGCCGTCGCAACTTCTACTCGCTGGCCGCCGACTGGCTGATTGGCGAACGCGGCAAGCTGGAAGTGGATGCCAACTACCAGACCAGCTCGCAGCGTTCGGTGTCCGGCTACCAGCTGCTGGGCGCGCGTGAGCTGCCGCACGGCGTGGATCGCGAATTCCTGCTCGGCTACCAGCCGTGGCAGCGCCCGGTGGATATCGCCAGCACCAACATCACCGCGTTGCACACCTACGACTTCAACGATGCCTGGCAGTCGCGCGTCTCGGTCGGCCACAGCCGCTCGGTGATCGATGACAACGTCGCCTTCGCCTACGGCTGCTACTACGCCACGCAATGCGCCGATGGCAGCGTGCCAGGCAACTACTTCGCGCCCAATGGCGACTACGACGTGTACGACTACCGCAGCCCGGACGACACCCGCCGCAACCAGCAGGCCCGTGCCGAGCTGCGTGGCCGCTTCGAGACCGGCAGCGTCGGCCATGAGTTGACCATCGGTGCCGACTACTTCCGCCGCACGGTAGACAAGCGCCCGAGCGTCAACGAGTACGTCGGCACCAGCAACATCCACGACGCACAGGTGCCGGTGTTCGCGCCGTCGCCGAAGATGCCAGAGCCGTCCGCACGACGCCTGGACAGCCGCCAGACCGCGTTCTTCGCGCTGGACCGGATGAGCTTCGGTGATGACTGGCAGTGGCTGGCCGGCGGCCGCTTCGTGCGCCTGGACGAGCGTGCCTACGACAAGCGTGGTACCCCGCAGCGGCACAGCCGCCTGTCGCGTTTCCTGCCGCAGACCGCCGTGGTGTGGAAGGCTACCGACCAGCTCAACGCCTATGCCAGCTACGTGCGCGGCATCTCGCTGGGCCAGGAAGCGCCCTTCTGGACCAGCAACGCCGACACCTTCCTGCCGTCCGTGCAGTCGCGGCAGCTGGAAGTGGGCGTGAAGTACGTGCCGGTCGAGGCGCTGACGCTGGGCGCAGCCGTGTTCCGCATTTCGCAGCCGTACCAGTACGCCAGGCCGGACAACAGCGACGTCGGCTACACCTTCGTCGAGGAAGGCACGCAGACCCACACCGGCCTGGAGCTGACCGCCAACGGCCAGCTGACCGATGCGCTGCAGATCGTGGCCAGCGCCAGCATGCTGCAGGCACGAGCGCGCGACACCGGCACGCCGGCCTATGAAGGCCATCAGCTGGTGAACGTGCCGAAGGTGCGCGCCAGCGTGCACGTGGCCTACGCGCTGCCGTTCGTGCAGGGCCTGGATGTGACCGGTGGCTGGCGCTATGCAGGCGCCAACGTCGCCCGCGCCGATGGTGGTGTGCGCGCACCGGACTACTCGGTGTTCGATGCCGGCCTGCGCTTCCAGCATCGCCTGCACGAACGTGCGGTGACCTGGAACCTGTCGGTGGACAACGTGTTCAACCGCTTCTACTGGCGCGACACCGGCAGCAGCGGCGGTGACTACTACCTGTTCCCCGGCGCACCGCGACAGGCCCGCCTGTCGGTGACGTTCGCGCTGTGA
- a CDS encoding glycine zipper 2TM domain-containing protein has translation MLSTSALSFRGLAMALALVAGVAVVSDASAMSRKDKRTLVGAVVGGVAGNLLSNGDPAATVGGAVAGGAIGNLTTSDRRDRRYYDNRRYDDRYDRRYDRGYYRSGYYDRGDDGRWQRERYYDNRYYHDRGRHRGW, from the coding sequence ATGCTCAGTACTTCCGCACTCAGCTTCCGCGGTCTGGCGATGGCTCTGGCACTGGTGGCCGGTGTGGCCGTGGTCAGCGATGCCAGCGCGATGTCGAGGAAGGACAAGCGCACCCTGGTCGGCGCCGTGGTCGGTGGCGTGGCCGGCAACCTGCTCTCCAACGGTGATCCCGCTGCCACTGTCGGCGGTGCCGTGGCTGGCGGCGCGATCGGCAACCTGACCACCTCCGACCGCCGCGACCGTCGTTACTACGACAATCGCCGTTACGACGACCGCTACGATCGCCGTTACGACCGTGGCTACTACCGCAGCGGCTACTACGACCGCGGTGACGACGGTCGCTGGCAGCGCGAGCGCTACTACGACAACCGCTACTACCACGACCGCGGTCGCCATCGCGGCTGGTAA
- a CDS encoding Ax21 family protein, whose protein sequence is MNKNSLLALGLLAALPFAASATDGLSYNYVEGGYVNTDAKGGDADGWKVKGSVAVHPNFHVFGDYSAQETDKFKNDVDQWRLGVGYNYGIAPNTDLVARVAYQKYDEKRGLDFNGYSTEVGVRTAFNPYVEGYVMAGYEDFSKKHGINPDGEFYGRVGATAKFNQNWGLSGEVKLAKAGDREWFVGPRFTW, encoded by the coding sequence ATGAACAAGAATTCGCTGCTTGCCCTGGGTCTTCTGGCTGCTCTGCCGTTCGCTGCATCGGCAACCGATGGCCTGTCGTACAACTACGTTGAAGGCGGCTACGTGAACACCGATGCCAAGGGCGGCGACGCCGATGGCTGGAAGGTGAAGGGTTCCGTTGCGGTGCACCCGAACTTCCACGTCTTTGGCGACTACAGCGCCCAGGAAACCGACAAGTTCAAGAATGACGTCGACCAGTGGCGCCTGGGTGTCGGCTACAACTACGGCATCGCACCGAACACCGACCTGGTGGCCCGTGTTGCGTACCAGAAGTACGACGAGAAGCGCGGCCTGGACTTCAACGGCTACTCCACCGAAGTGGGCGTGCGCACCGCGTTCAACCCGTACGTGGAAGGCTACGTGATGGCCGGCTACGAAGATTTCAGCAAGAAGCACGGCATCAACCCGGACGGCGAGTTCTATGGCCGTGTCGGCGCCACCGCCAAGTTCAACCAGAACTGGGGCCTGAGTGGCGAAGTGAAGCTGGCCAAGGCCGGCGACCGCGAGTGGTTCGTGGGCCCGCGCTTCACCTGGTAA
- a CDS encoding helix-turn-helix domain-containing protein produces the protein MGDPSSLAGTGMAYQEHLAPAPLRGHFGQLWQSQLPADADGHITVLPDGCVDILWRDGALFVVGPDRVAAHPALAPGAQVLGARFRPGQALAALGLPLAGIIGQAVPLADLKGTWAKKAAASIGDTVPAQRLQRMAYCLQQHMGAAALDTPAQRAHVLFQALAGGHATLDTLAAHLGLSPRSLRRFSQSQFGYGAKTLERILRLQRFLRHSRALPQHSLAMLAGDAGYADQAHLSREARELASMTARQLRLEWGR, from the coding sequence ATGGGCGACCCTTCCTCCCTCGCAGGTACTGGCATGGCCTACCAGGAGCATCTGGCGCCTGCGCCGCTGCGTGGCCACTTCGGCCAGCTGTGGCAGAGCCAGCTCCCTGCCGATGCCGATGGGCACATCACCGTATTGCCCGATGGCTGCGTGGATATCCTCTGGCGCGACGGCGCGCTGTTCGTGGTCGGCCCGGACCGCGTGGCCGCGCACCCAGCGCTGGCACCCGGTGCGCAGGTGCTGGGCGCACGCTTCCGTCCCGGCCAGGCATTGGCCGCGCTCGGCCTGCCCTTGGCCGGGATCATCGGCCAGGCCGTGCCACTGGCCGACCTGAAGGGCACGTGGGCGAAGAAAGCTGCGGCTTCCATCGGTGACACCGTGCCTGCGCAGCGCCTGCAGCGGATGGCGTACTGCCTGCAGCAGCATATGGGCGCGGCCGCACTCGACACCCCGGCGCAGCGTGCACATGTCCTGTTCCAGGCGCTCGCCGGGGGTCACGCCACGCTGGATACGCTGGCGGCGCACTTGGGCCTGAGCCCGCGCAGCCTGCGGCGTTTCAGCCAGTCGCAGTTCGGCTACGGCGCCAAGACGCTGGAGCGCATCCTGCGCCTGCAACGCTTTCTTCGCCATAGCCGCGCGCTGCCGCAGCACTCGTTGGCGATGCTGGCCGGTGATGCCGGCTATGCCGACCAGGCCCACCTCAGCCGTGAGGCGCGCGAGCTTGCCAGCATGACCGCACGGCAGCTGCGCCTGGAATGGGGCCGATGA